In the genome of Pseudomonadota bacterium, the window TCGAGTTCAGGCACGCCACTCATGTGTCGAGCGAGCGCACTGAGCACGTCGCCGAGGGTGCTTTCGGTAGTGTCCGCGTCATCAGCCTCGGTGAGCAGGTCATTCAACTCGCTCGCCAGGTCTTTAAGCGCTTGGGCGCGAATGATGCCCGTGTCCGACTCCCAGCCCTCAATGAATTTCTTTTGCAGCGGTGTATCGAGCGGCAGACTCGTGACGAATCCAGTCAGGTCAGCGTTTTCGTCAACGGTAATCTGCTTTTCGTGACGCATGACTTCGGCGGCTAGACCATCGAGTTCTCCTTCCAAAGCATGGGCCGGTTTACCGTTTTTGAGCACCTCGAGAATGGTGTTGAGGTAATCGTCGACTCGCGCGTCGCGGCCCATGGCCGCGATGGCTAGGCGAACCGCCACGCCTCGGAGGGCGGTTTCTTCCTGTTCCCAGGCCCCCTCCTTTTGATCGAGCTCGCGCAAAAGTTGGCGATACTTCGATTTCCAGTCATCCAGGCTGATGGCTTCGGTCATGCGCGGTTCCAGACAATCACTCCCCTTTGGTTAGCGGCCGAAAACCGAAAAACATGAGAACGATGACGTGCCGCCGGTTTGATCCAGGGCGCGATGGCCGCGGGGCTTCATCACGCCGTGGACACTGTGAATTGGCTTCCCTCAAGCCATCAGCATTGGAGCAGGGTACGGGCCTGCCCATCCTGGCGTTAGCTCAGGTCATCGGTGGCTTCAATCAAAAAATGGACGCTATGGGAGCCCGCTGTTCGAGCTTCTAAGTGCGGTATGTAGTCCGGGTCGCTCATGAAATTCAGCGCCGCCTCTTGTGTTGGCCATTCGATGATGATGCGCAGCGCCGCCGGCTGTGACTCGCCTTCGATTTGCTGGTGTGCGGCGGTGCGTGCCAAATAGCGGCCGCCGTGTTTGGTGACGAGCTGATTGGCGGGCCCGATGTAGTCGGCAACCCAGGCGTCGGTGGTGGGGGTGACGGCCAGTACTGAGTAAACGGTCATGTGTCTGCTCCTAAATTGGATAAGTAAGAGGCGCCGCAGAGATCAATCTTGATAGGACGCGATAGACACAGGGTATTGGTATAGTAAAAACAGATAAACAGGTCTATACGAGTTTTAATATATTGAAAAACCGAATAATAAGAGAGCGAATCAGGACTAAAGGGCCTTTGGAGGTCGATGTTGGGCGCCGGAAGCGGTGGCGTGAGCGCGACCTCAAGGAGGGCAATAGAAAGAGACTATCAAGAGCATAAATACAATCAATTTCAAAAATGACCGAGCGACCAGTATTCTAAGCCCATCTTTTCAACAACCCGACCTAAGGAATTTTCAAGATGGCGTTAATCAACACGAAAATTAAACCCTTCAATGCCTCGGCGTATCGCCAGGGCGAGTTCGTTGAGGTATCCAGCGACGATCTCAAAGGCAAGTGGGCGATCTTTTTCTTCTACCCAGCTGACTTTACGTTTGTCTGTCCCACCGAACTGGGAGACCTGGCCGATCACTACGCGGATCTACAAGGACGCGGCGTCGAAGTGTACTCAGTGTCGACCGACACGCACTTCACGCACAAAGCCTGGCACGACGCCTCCGACACCATCGGTAAGATTCAGTACACCATGATTGGCGATCCAAATGGCGAGATCACGCGCAACTTTAAGGTGATGCGCAAAGGTCAGGGCTTGGCGGATCGCGCCACGTTTATCGTCGATCCTGACGGCATTATCCAGGCCATGGAAATCACGGCAGAGGGTATCGGCCGCGACGCCGCGGAACTTGTGCGCAAGGTTAAAGCGGCACAATACGTCGCTGCCCACCCGGGCGAAGTCTGCCCTGCGAAGTGGCAGGAAGGTGAAGAAACACTCGCACCTTCACTGGAGCTTGTCGGCAAGATCTAGCCGCTGACGAACGCTGTCAGCAGCACGGCAGGACGCAGGGTCGGCAGGATGCCGACTCTGCTTCCGGCCCACCATCCGCGCTCAACACCGAACAGAGATACACCAATCAAGGACTCCACTATGTTAGACGCAAACATCAAACAGCAGCTCAATACGTACCTTCAAAATTTGGTGCAGCCCATCGAGCTTGGACTCGCGCTCGACGATTCCAATAAGGCGCGCGAGCTTGAAAACCTGGCGAATGAGATTGCTGGGTTGAGCGAGTATGTGAGTGTTAAGACGATCAATGAGCAGGAAGGTCGTCGACCACTCATGAGCGTTGGTGCAGTGGGTGAGACGGCGCGCATTCATTTCGCTGGCGTGCCGTTGGGCCATGAGTTTACGTCGCTCGTGCTCGCACTTCTTCATAGCGGCGGACATCCACCCAAAACTGAGCAGACGCTGCAGGATCAGATTAAGTCACTCGATGTATCGCTTCGGTTCGAAACCTTTGTCTCACTGTCGTGCAAAAGCTGTCCGGATGTGGTGCAAGCGCTCAACCTCATGGCGGCTCTGAATCCGAATATTGAACACACCATGATCGATGGTGCGTTATTTCAAGATGAAACCGAAGAAAAAGACATTCTGGCTGTGCCGGCGGTGTACCTCAACGGTGAACACTTTAGTCAGGGCAGACTGACACTCAATGAAATCCTAGCAAAAGTTGACACAGGTGCTGCGGAACGGGCGGCAACGGAACTTAATGACAAGGCGCCTTACGACATGCTGGTGCTGGGTGGTGGTCCGGCTGGCGCGGCAGCGGCAGTGTATGCCGC includes:
- a CDS encoding DUF1330 domain-containing protein, translating into MTVYSVLAVTPTTDAWVADYIGPANQLVTKHGGRYLARTAAHQQIEGESQPAALRIIIEWPTQEAALNFMSDPDYIPHLEARTAGSHSVHFLIEATDDLS
- the ahpC gene encoding alkyl hydroperoxide reductase subunit C, whose protein sequence is MALINTKIKPFNASAYRQGEFVEVSSDDLKGKWAIFFFYPADFTFVCPTELGDLADHYADLQGRGVEVYSVSTDTHFTHKAWHDASDTIGKIQYTMIGDPNGEITRNFKVMRKGQGLADRATFIVDPDGIIQAMEITAEGIGRDAAELVRKVKAAQYVAAHPGEVCPAKWQEGEETLAPSLELVGKI